In one Pyxidicoccus xibeiensis genomic region, the following are encoded:
- a CDS encoding type I restriction-modification system subunit M: protein MLAPHLRKKVDKLWDRFWSAGLTNPLVAVEQITYLLFLKRLEDLDRERVRAGKHSVYAKRLPEDKAEFDGETCRWRYIRQESTNTRHLIEVVFPWLRTLDKRLSEHEEGTELEGLDGRMADAYFQLDPNKGQVLHDAVQLIDELFVQAGDGSAAQDLMGDAFEYLLSEVATAGKNGQFRTPRHLIRFMVELLAPRPGERLIDPAAGTGGFLFSAQQFLRRQLSAPDNVRLEWDGAPHRIDTAQASAEELERLNDGHCYVGIDNDRTMARIGWMNLVLHDVHNPQLQQGDSLSKREGKPELAPLLASESYRYVLANPPFTGTVDTADLERDPLLFPRAGTKGKKKDEVLTNKSELLFLWLMLDLLEVGGRCAVIVPEGVLFGNTDAHIKLRRELLTEHCVEAVISLPGGVFQPYTGVKTSILVFRKETPRGRKTTFEKTTPRTEWVWFYEVVADGYMPDAKRTPRPGQENDLWDALVQFARWQREGRAALEGEAHYHQPCYWRERWRQASLRDASGQLTPAGFAFADDEQAAPAFDNKTWAIHELFPELPTDPATAEAFVSERVAPRLADVAARHFAHAGKTASTKWNSAVRELQRYFEDEGLALTLWKQLCRVAQEQVPEEPNVEPLPDLVDALAPLARDVAKVDGYDLWLRSADINQARPANVRKCWTVPLRAWAVDTEWRSADGTLQGSHDATGLVRPEYVAEKQLRLYDGDTLDAALLDPDCIEARDWNLSAGQYKPFDLAEMTSDVSVTDLIEELRAFEHGILKRLDRLQAMMEGRV, encoded by the coding sequence ATGCTTGCCCCCCACCTGCGCAAAAAAGTCGACAAACTCTGGGACCGCTTCTGGTCCGCCGGCCTCACCAATCCATTGGTCGCCGTCGAGCAAATCACCTATCTGCTTTTCCTCAAACGGCTGGAAGACCTGGATCGCGAGCGCGTCCGAGCCGGCAAGCACTCCGTCTATGCCAAGCGCCTTCCCGAGGACAAGGCTGAGTTCGACGGCGAAACCTGCCGCTGGCGTTACATCCGCCAGGAGAGCACCAACACGAGGCATCTGATTGAAGTCGTCTTTCCCTGGCTGCGCACGCTGGACAAGCGCTTGTCAGAGCACGAAGAGGGCACCGAACTCGAAGGCCTCGATGGCCGCATGGCCGATGCCTATTTCCAGCTCGACCCCAACAAGGGCCAGGTGCTGCACGACGCGGTTCAGCTCATCGACGAGCTATTTGTCCAGGCTGGCGATGGCAGCGCCGCGCAAGACCTGATGGGCGACGCCTTCGAATACCTGCTCTCGGAAGTGGCCACCGCCGGCAAGAACGGCCAGTTCCGCACACCGCGCCACCTCATCCGCTTCATGGTGGAGTTGCTCGCGCCCCGGCCCGGTGAGCGCCTGATCGACCCCGCCGCCGGCACTGGCGGCTTCTTGTTCAGCGCCCAGCAGTTCCTGCGACGGCAGCTGTCCGCGCCAGACAACGTGCGCCTGGAGTGGGACGGCGCGCCGCACCGCATCGACACCGCCCAGGCCAGCGCAGAAGAGCTGGAACGCCTCAACGATGGCCACTGCTACGTGGGAATCGACAATGACCGCACCATGGCCCGCATCGGTTGGATGAACCTGGTGCTCCACGACGTCCACAACCCGCAGCTGCAGCAAGGCGACTCCCTCTCCAAACGCGAAGGCAAGCCGGAGCTGGCCCCCCTGCTCGCCAGCGAGAGCTATCGCTATGTCCTGGCCAACCCGCCTTTCACCGGCACCGTGGACACCGCGGACCTGGAACGCGACCCCCTGCTCTTTCCCCGCGCCGGTACCAAGGGCAAAAAGAAGGATGAGGTGCTGACCAACAAAAGCGAGCTGCTCTTCCTGTGGCTGATGCTGGACCTGCTAGAGGTCGGCGGCCGTTGCGCGGTTATCGTCCCGGAAGGGGTGCTTTTCGGCAACACCGACGCGCACATCAAGCTGCGCCGTGAGCTGCTCACTGAGCATTGCGTCGAGGCCGTCATCTCGCTGCCCGGCGGCGTGTTCCAGCCCTACACGGGCGTGAAGACCTCCATCCTCGTCTTCCGCAAGGAAACCCCGCGGGGACGCAAGACCACGTTCGAGAAGACCACTCCACGCACCGAATGGGTGTGGTTCTATGAAGTGGTCGCCGACGGCTACATGCCGGACGCCAAACGCACCCCCCGCCCCGGGCAGGAAAACGACCTCTGGGACGCACTGGTTCAGTTTGCGCGCTGGCAGCGCGAAGGCCGCGCCGCCTTGGAGGGTGAGGCGCACTACCATCAACCGTGCTACTGGCGCGAACGCTGGCGCCAGGCCAGCTTGCGTGATGCCAGCGGCCAGCTCACCCCCGCCGGCTTTGCCTTCGCGGATGACGAGCAGGCCGCTCCAGCCTTCGACAACAAGACCTGGGCCATCCACGAGTTGTTCCCGGAGCTGCCCACTGATCCGGCAACCGCCGAAGCGTTCGTGAGCGAGCGCGTCGCGCCGCGGCTCGCCGACGTCGCCGCACGGCACTTCGCCCACGCTGGCAAGACCGCCAGCACCAAATGGAACAGCGCGGTGCGTGAGCTCCAGCGCTATTTTGAAGACGAAGGGCTCGCTCTGACGCTGTGGAAACAGCTCTGTCGCGTGGCACAGGAGCAGGTGCCCGAAGAACCGAACGTCGAGCCGCTGCCCGACTTGGTGGATGCCCTCGCCCCGCTGGCCCGCGACGTGGCCAAGGTGGACGGCTACGACCTTTGGCTGCGCAGCGCCGACATTAACCAGGCACGCCCGGCCAACGTGCGCAAATGCTGGACCGTGCCGTTGCGCGCCTGGGCGGTGGATACCGAATGGCGCTCAGCCGACGGTACCCTGCAAGGCTCGCACGATGCCACGGGCCTGGTGCGCCCCGAATATGTGGCCGAAAAGCAGCTGCGGCTCTATGACGGCGACACCCTTGATGCCGCGCTGCTCGACCCCGACTGCATCGAAGCACGCGACTGGAACCTCTCCGCGGGCCAGTACAAGCCTTTCGACCTGGCCGAGATGACCAGCGACGTGTCGGTCACCGATCTCATCGAAGAACTACGCGCCTTCGAGCACGGCATCCTCAAGAGGCTGGACCGCCTGCAGGCCATGATGGAGGGGCGGGTATGA